The following proteins come from a genomic window of Miscanthus floridulus cultivar M001 chromosome 2, ASM1932011v1, whole genome shotgun sequence:
- the LOC136519128 gene encoding thioredoxin-like protein AAED1, chloroplastic: protein MATPISLARAPAPLITPRACNPRQLVHASAARASPRRGRGRVGRRSLTVPAAAGASASSPGLAPDTGAPAWDALGGVSVLATGTGNAVALTDLWDSTEGVAVVALLRHFGCFCCWELASVLKDSIAKFDSAGAKLIAIGVGTPEKARILADRLPFPMDSLYADPERKAYNVLGLYHGLGRTFFNPASAKIYSRLDNIKEATKNYTLEATPADLTGVLQQGGMFVFRGKELLYSWRDEGTGDHAPLDDVLTACRKIPVA, encoded by the exons ATGGCGACGCCCATCTCGCTCGCGCGCGCGCCGGCGCCGCTGATCACTCCCCGCGCGTGCAACCCCCGCCAGCTTGTCCACGCGTCGGCGGCGCGCGCCTCTCCCCGGCGCGGAAGAGGGCGCGTCGGTCGCCGCTCCCTGACGGTCCCCGCTGCAGCGGGAGCCTCGGCCTCCTCGCCGGGCTTGGCTCCAGACACCGGCGCGCCCGCGTGGGACGCTCTCGGCGGCGTCTCCGTCCTCGCCACGGGAACAGGCAACGCTGTGGCGCTGACGGACCTGTGGGACTCCACCGAG GGGGTGGCCGTGGTTGCGCTGCTGAGGCATTTCGGGTGCTTCTGCTG CTGGGAGCTGGCCTCTGTTCTCAAGGATTCCATAGCGAAGTTCGACTCGGCGGGGGCTAAACTGATCGCCATCGGCGTCGGAACCCCAGAGAAAGCTCGCATTCTCGCCGACCGG CTGCCATTTCCTATGGACTCCTTGTACGCAGACCCCGAGCGCAAG GCTTACAACGTGCTTGGACTGTACCATGGTTTGGGTCGGACGTTCTTCAACCCAGCTAGT GCAAAGATATATTCGAGGCTCGACAACATCAAGGAGGCGACCAAGAACTACACGCTGGAAGCCACGCCCGCCGACCTCACCGGCGTCCTGCAGCAG GGTGGAATGTTCGTGTTCAGAGGGAAGGAGTTGCTATACTCGTGGAGAGACGAAGGCACAGGCGACCATGCTCCTCTGGACGACGTGCTCACCGCCTGCCGCAAAATTCCAGTCGCTTGA